The Listeria sp. PSOL-1 genome includes a region encoding these proteins:
- the murA gene encoding UDP-N-acetylglucosamine 1-carboxyvinyltransferase, translating into MEKIIVHGGKQLTGSVKVEGAKNAVLPVIAATLLASKGTSVLSNVPSLSDVYTINEVLKHLNADVNFEKGIVTVDATGDISSDAPFEYVRKMRASMVVMGPLLTRTGCARVALPGGCAIGSRPVDLHLKGLEAMGATVKIENGYIEATTEKLRGAKIYLDFPSVGATQNIMMAATLAEGTTIIENVAREPEIVDLANFLNQMGAKVIGAGTEVIRIEGVKELTATEHSIIPDRIEAGTFMIAAAITKGNVLVEDAVPEHISSLIAKLKEMGVQIIEEEKGLRIIGPEKLKAVDVKTMPHPGFPTDMQSQMMVIQMLSEGTSVMTETVFENRFMHVEEMRRMNAEMKIEGHSVIISGPAKLQGAEVAATDLRAAAALVLAGLVAEGYTQVTELKYLDRGYNNFHGKLKALGADIERVDNEKIKNTNLDILFKS; encoded by the coding sequence TTGGAAAAAATAATAGTGCATGGAGGTAAGCAATTAACCGGTAGTGTAAAAGTAGAAGGGGCAAAAAATGCCGTGCTACCAGTCATTGCTGCAACTCTTTTAGCCAGCAAAGGTACTAGTGTGTTAAGCAATGTACCAAGTCTATCAGATGTATATACGATAAATGAAGTTTTGAAACACTTAAATGCTGATGTCAATTTTGAAAAAGGCATAGTAACTGTTGATGCAACTGGAGATATTAGCTCTGATGCTCCTTTTGAATACGTTCGTAAAATGCGTGCATCGATGGTTGTCATGGGCCCTTTGCTTACACGTACTGGTTGTGCACGTGTAGCTCTCCCTGGTGGTTGTGCCATTGGCTCTCGTCCTGTAGATTTGCATCTAAAAGGCTTAGAAGCAATGGGTGCAACTGTCAAAATTGAAAACGGGTATATTGAAGCAACGACAGAAAAGCTACGAGGTGCTAAAATTTATCTTGATTTCCCAAGTGTTGGTGCGACTCAGAATATTATGATGGCGGCTACACTTGCAGAGGGGACAACCATTATTGAGAACGTGGCTCGTGAGCCGGAAATTGTTGATTTAGCCAACTTTTTAAATCAAATGGGCGCTAAAGTCATCGGTGCCGGAACAGAAGTCATTCGTATTGAAGGCGTAAAAGAATTAACTGCAACTGAACACTCTATCATTCCAGACCGTATTGAAGCAGGAACTTTTATGATTGCAGCTGCAATTACAAAAGGAAATGTATTAGTTGAAGATGCTGTTCCAGAGCATATTAGTTCACTTATTGCTAAGCTCAAGGAAATGGGTGTGCAAATTATTGAAGAAGAAAAAGGCCTGCGCATCATCGGCCCTGAAAAATTAAAGGCTGTCGATGTAAAAACAATGCCGCATCCGGGATTTCCGACTGATATGCAGTCACAAATGATGGTTATTCAAATGTTAAGTGAAGGTACAAGTGTTATGACTGAAACAGTATTTGAGAACCGCTTTATGCATGTTGAAGAAATGCGCCGTATGAATGCTGAAATGAAAATTGAAGGTCATTCTGTCATTATTTCTGGCCCTGCTAAGTTACAAGGTGCTGAGGTAGCGGCAACCGATTTACGTGCAGCAGCAGCGTTGGTGTTAGCTGGATTAGTTGCTGAGGGTTATACGCAAGTGACAGAGCTCAAATATTTAGATCGTGGTTATAACAACTTCCATGGTAAATTAAAAGCTTTAGGTGCTGATATTGAACGTGTTGATAACGAGAAAATAAAAAATACTAATTTAGATATTCTTTTTAAATCTTAA
- a CDS encoding DUF1146 family protein encodes MYNIVMQDPMIVIISHLIFIIITFWALQALNYEKFLKKNKVMQARLLFAILAVVIGYLLSSFFLEYLSASKQLLTFL; translated from the coding sequence ATGTATAATATTGTTATGCAGGATCCCATGATAGTCATTATTTCGCATTTGATTTTTATTATTATTACATTTTGGGCATTACAAGCGCTTAATTATGAAAAATTTCTTAAAAAAAATAAAGTGATGCAAGCTAGGTTGCTTTTTGCCATTTTAGCCGTTGTCATTGGCTATTTGCTTAGTAGTTTTTTTCTTGAATATCTTTCTGCTTCGAAACAGTTACTAACTTTTTTATGA
- a CDS encoding F0F1 ATP synthase subunit epsilon, protein MALLNVSIVTPDGPVYEGTANMVIARTKAGELGILHGHVPLVAPLKIDIVRLKQDSGEEWIAVNGGFMEVNGEEVNILADSAEREQDIDILRAERAKEEAEAKLQTAKEQKVDEVMAQVALQKAINRIHTKKH, encoded by the coding sequence ATGGCTTTGTTGAATGTTAGCATTGTTACTCCAGATGGTCCTGTTTATGAAGGCACAGCTAATATGGTTATCGCTCGTACAAAAGCTGGTGAGCTAGGTATCTTACACGGACACGTACCACTAGTTGCTCCACTAAAAATCGATATCGTTCGTCTTAAACAAGACTCAGGCGAAGAGTGGATTGCCGTTAATGGTGGGTTTATGGAAGTAAATGGCGAAGAAGTAAATATTCTTGCAGATAGTGCCGAACGTGAACAAGATATTGACATTCTTCGCGCTGAACGTGCAAAAGAAGAAGCAGAAGCGAAGTTGCAAACAGCAAAAGAACAGAAGGTTGATGAAGTCATGGCACAGGTCGCTCTTCAGAAAGCAATCAATCGAATTCATACTAAAAAACATTAA
- the atpD gene encoding F0F1 ATP synthase subunit beta, translating into MTRGRVIQVMGPVVDVKFEGGTLPEIYNALTVEYKSQSKEETTKKLTLEVAIQLGDDVVRTIAMASTDGIQRGMEVVDTGSPITVPVGDVTLGRVFNVLGETIDLDAPIASDVKRNKIHRLAPTFDQLSTTTEILETGIKVVDLLAPYVKGGKIGLFGGAGVGKTVLIQELINNIAQEHGGISVFAGVGERTREGNDLYFEMKESGVIEKTAMVFGQMNEPPGARMRVALTGLTIAEYFRDVEHQDVLLFIDNIFRFTQAGSEVSALLGRMPSAVGYQPTLATEMGQLQERITSTNVGSVTSIQAIYVPADDYTDPAPATTFAHLDATTNLERKLTEQGIYPAVDPLASTSRALSPEIVGEEHYGVAIQIQQLLQRYKELQDIIAILGMDELSDEDKQAVARARRVQFFLSQNFHVAEQFTGQPGSYVPVKETIKGFKDILAGKYDHLPEDAFRSVGRIEEVIEKAKKMGVEV; encoded by the coding sequence ATGACAAGAGGACGAGTAATCCAAGTAATGGGCCCAGTAGTAGATGTTAAATTTGAAGGTGGGACTTTACCTGAAATTTACAATGCCCTTACTGTGGAATATAAATCTCAGTCAAAAGAAGAAACTACAAAAAAACTTACTTTGGAAGTAGCTATTCAGTTAGGTGATGATGTTGTTCGGACAATTGCTATGGCTTCAACTGATGGTATTCAAAGAGGTATGGAAGTAGTAGATACTGGGAGCCCAATTACAGTACCAGTAGGTGATGTAACCCTAGGCCGTGTATTTAACGTACTAGGTGAAACGATTGATTTAGACGCGCCGATTGCAAGCGATGTGAAGCGTAATAAAATCCATCGTCTAGCTCCAACATTTGATCAATTATCGACAACAACAGAAATTCTTGAAACAGGAATTAAGGTTGTTGATCTACTTGCACCTTATGTCAAAGGTGGAAAAATTGGCTTGTTCGGTGGTGCAGGTGTAGGGAAAACGGTATTAATTCAAGAACTAATCAACAATATTGCCCAAGAACATGGTGGGATTTCTGTTTTTGCCGGTGTAGGTGAACGTACTCGTGAAGGTAATGACCTTTATTTTGAGATGAAAGAATCAGGTGTTATTGAAAAAACAGCGATGGTATTTGGGCAAATGAATGAGCCACCAGGTGCTCGTATGCGAGTTGCTTTAACTGGATTAACAATTGCTGAATATTTCCGTGATGTGGAGCATCAAGATGTATTGCTATTTATTGATAATATTTTCCGTTTCACACAAGCAGGTTCTGAAGTTTCTGCTTTACTTGGACGTATGCCATCAGCAGTTGGGTATCAACCAACTTTAGCAACTGAAATGGGCCAATTACAAGAGCGTATTACATCTACTAATGTTGGTTCTGTAACGTCTATTCAAGCGATTTATGTTCCAGCTGATGACTATACTGACCCGGCTCCGGCCACGACTTTCGCTCATTTGGATGCCACAACCAACTTGGAACGTAAATTAACTGAGCAAGGAATTTATCCAGCTGTAGATCCTCTTGCATCAACTTCACGTGCTTTATCACCTGAAATCGTTGGTGAAGAGCATTATGGAGTAGCCATTCAAATACAACAGCTCTTACAGCGATATAAAGAGTTACAAGATATTATTGCAATCTTAGGTATGGATGAATTGTCAGACGAAGATAAACAAGCGGTAGCACGCGCTCGCCGTGTACAATTCTTCTTATCACAAAACTTCCATGTAGCTGAACAATTTACTGGACAACCAGGCTCTTATGTTCCTGTTAAAGAAACAATAAAAGGCTTTAAAGATATTCTTGCAGGCAAATATGATCATTTGCCAGAAGATGCGTTTCGTTCTGTTGGACGGATTGAAGAAGTTATTGAAAAAGCTAAAAAAATGGGCGTTGAAGTCTAA